Within Protaetiibacter intestinalis, the genomic segment GAACCTGTTGTCGGCCGGGTTGATGTTGCCGCCGACCGCCTGCGACTCCGTCGGGGTCGGGGTAGTGGGGTTGGACATTGCGGGTTCCTCTTCTTCGTCCGCGGTCAGCGGGGACGTTCCATGGTCATGAGGGTCAGGACGGCCTCGGGGGTCGCCTCCTCGATGGGCAGTTCGCCCGTGATGCGCCCCTCGGAGAGCGCGTAGACGCGGTCCGAGATGCCGAGCAGTTCGGGCAGCTCCGAGGAGATGACGATGACGCCCTTCCCCTGGGCCGCGAGCCGGTTGATGATCGTGTAGATCTCGTACTTCGCGCCCACGTCGATGCCGCGGGTCGGCTCGTCGAGGATGAGCACCTCGGGATCCGAGTAGATCCACTTCGACAGCACGACCTTCTGCTGGTTGCCGCCGGAGAGCTTGCCGGTCTTGACGAGCACGTTGGGAGCCTTGATGTTCATCGACTTCCGGAACTCGGTGGCGACCTTGTACTCCTCGTTGTCGTGCACGAGGCCCCACTTCTCGAGCTTCTTGAGCGACGCCATCGAGATGTTGCGCTTGATGTCCTCGAGCAGGTTCAGGCCGTAGGTCTTGCGGTCCTCGGTCGCGTAGGCGATGCCGTTCTGGATGGCCTCCGCCACCGTGCGCGTCTTGATCTCCTTGCCGCGCAGGAACACGCGCCCCGAGATGCGGCTGCCGTAGGAGTGCCCGAACAGGCTCATCGCGAACTCGGTGCGGCCCGCGCCCATGAGCCCCGCGATCCCGACGATCTCGCCGGCGCGCACGTTGAGCGACACCCCGTCGACGACGACGCGGCTCGGGTCCTGCGGGTGGTGGGCGGTCCAGTCCTCGACGCGCAGCAGCTCCTCGCCGATGTGCGGCGTGTGGTCCGGGTAGCGGTGCTCGAGGTCGCGTCCGACCATGTCCTTGATGATGCGCTCCTCCGAGACGTCGCGGCGCGCCATCGTCTCGATCGTCTTGCCGTCGCGGATGACGGTGACCGAGTCGGCGATCTTCTTGATCTCGTTGAGCTTGTGGCTGATGATGATCGACGTGATGCCCTGCCCCTTGAGGTGCAGGATCAGGTCGAGCAGGTGGTCGGAGTCCTCGTCGTTGAGCGCGGCGGTCGGCTCGTCGAGGATGAGCAGCTTGACCTCCTTCGAGAGCGCCTTGGCGATCTCGACGAGCTGCTGCTTGCCGACGCCCAGCTGACGGATCGGCGTGGTGGGGTTGTCGCGCAGGCCCACGCGCGCGAGCAGCTTCTGGGCCTCGAAGTTCGTCTTGTTCCAGTCGATGAGCCCGGCGGCGCCGCGCTGCTCGTTGTTGAGGAAGATGTTCTCGGCGATCGAGAGGTAGGGGCTGAGGGCGAGCTCCTGGTGGATGATGACGATGCCCTTGGCCTCCGAGTCGGAGATGTCGCGGAAGCCGACGGTCTCGTTCTCGAACACGATGTCGCCGTCGTAGCTGCCGTGCGGGTAGACGCCCGACAGCACCTTCATGAGGGTGGACTTGCCGGCGCCGTTCTCCCCGCAGATGGCGTGGACCTCGCCGCGCGCGACCTCGATGGTCACGTCGGAGAGGGCCTTCACACCTGGGAAGGTCTTGGTGATGCCGCGCATCTCCAGGATGTTCTCGGTCACGATCCCCGTCTTCCTCGTCGATTCCGGTGATGGTGGGGGAGGGGACTCCTCCCCCACCATCATGCTTTCCGAAAGGCGTCCGGCCTAGAGGCCGAGCTCCTCGGCGGTCCAGTAGCCCGTGTCGACCAGCGCCTCCTTGACGTTGTCCTTCACGACCGGAACCGGTGCGAGCAGGTACGACGGCACGACCTTCACGCCGTTGTCGTAGGTCGTGGTGTCGTTGACCTCGACGTCGTCGCCGTTGAGGATCGCGACGGCCATGCCGGCGGCGACCTTCGCGAGCTCACGGGTGTCCTTGAAGATGGTCGCGAACTGCTCGCCCGCGAGGATCGCCTTGACCGAGTCGACCTCGGCGTCCTGGCCGGAGATGATCGGCCATTCGTCGCCGACCGTGTAGCCGGCGTCGGTGAGGGCCGAGATGATGCCGCGCGAGATGCCGTCGTAGGGCGACAGCACCGCGTCGACCTTCGAGCCGTCCGAGTAGTTCGCGGTGAGGAGGTCCTCCATGCGGCTCTGGGCGGTCTCGCCGTCCCAGCGCAGCGTCGCGGCCTGCTCGATGTCGGTCTGGCCCGACTTCACGACGAGCGTGCCGTCGTCGATGAGCGGCTGGAGCACGTCCATCGCGCCGTTCCAGAAGAAGAAGGCGTTGTTGTCGTCGAGCGAGCCGGCGAACAGCTCGATGTTGAACGGACCCTCGGGCGCGCCGTCGAGCGCGTTGCCCTTGAGGTCGGTGAGGCCGAGGCCGTTGAGCACGGTCCACGCCTGCTGCTGTCCCACGAGGAAGTTGTCGAACGTCGCGTAGTAGTCGACGTTCTCGGTGTCCTTGATGAGTCGGTCGTAGGCGATGACCGGGATGTCGCTGTCGGCGGCGGTCTGGAGCACCTCGGAGAGGGTGGTGCCGTCGATCGAGGCGATGATGAGCGCCTCGGCGCCCTTCGTGATCATGTTCTCGATCTGCGAGACCTGGGTGGGGATGTCGTCCTCTGCGTACTGCAGGTCGACGGTGAAGCCCTGGGCCTCGAGCTCCGCCTTGACGGCGTTGCCGTCCTGGATCCAGCGCTCCGAGCTCTTGGTGGGCATCGCGACACCGATGAGGCCGCCGTCTCCGCCACCCGATCCGCCGTTGTCGCCCGTCGGGGCGCACGCGGCGAGCGCGAGCATCGAACCGGCCGCGACGGCGGCGAGTGCGAACTTCTTCGTCTTCACGGTTGTTCCTTTCACTGTGTGTTGCGGACGTCGTTGTCAGGGGTGGAGCTGATCGATTCCGGGGTCGTCCATGACCCGGTCTCGCCGCTCGGCCGGGCGGTGCCCGGTCGGGAGGTCGGATAGGAGCCCACCGTGGCGAGCTCGGCGACGCGCTCGGCGTCGCTGCGGAGGCGGCGCTCGTGGAGCGCGTCCACGATGTCGGCCGCGAGGGGCTCGATCGTGCCGCCTTCGGGGAGGCCGGCGCGGGCGAGCTGCACGGCGCGGGCGGCGTCCTCGAGGAGGGCGGCGGCGCGCACGGCGTCCCGCGCGGCGGCGCCGACGGCGTACGCGCCGTGACGCTCGAGCAGCACGGCGCGCGAGCGCTGGGCGGCGAGGGTCGCGGCGATCGCGCCGCCGATCTCCTCGTCGGGGCCGGCGTACGCCACCACGGGGATGGGCCCGCCGAACTCGTCGGCGACGATCGCGGCGACGCACGGCACGGGCTCGCCGCGCAGCGCGAACGCGGTCGCGTAGGGCGAGTGGGTGTGCACGACCCCGCCGATCGCGGGGTCCTCGCGGTAGAGGCGGGCGTGCACGGCGACGCCGCGCGACGGCGGCTGCTCGGATCCGGGAGTGCCCTCGACGACGTGCCCGTCGAGGTCGACGAGCACCATCCGCTCGGGGCTGAGCTCGCTGTGGTCGAGGCCGCCGGGCTTGATGACGAAGAGCTCGGCACCGGGCACGCGACCCGACACGACGCCGCTCGTCCAGCTGACGAGTCCGCCGCGCTGGAGGGTCTTGTGGAGGCGGGCGACCTCGGCACGGGTGCGCGCGATGGCGACCTCGATGCGTGGCTCGAAGCGATTCACCGGCTCTCCCGACTCCGTCGTCCTGAAAATGTGACCGGTAAATGTGACCGGTAACATCGAGCACTCTAGCCCGAGCGCGGCGCGACGTGTCAAGTCGGCGAGATATCGAGACGGTAACGGCCGCTCAGCGCGCGACGGGTGCCGTCGAGTTGCGCACCATGAGCTGCGGGGCGATCGTGTGCGCCCCCTCCGCGTCGAGCTCCCCCAGCAGGAACGCCACCGCGCGGCGGCCGAGCTCCGGGAAGTCCTGCCGCACCGTGGTGAGCGGCGGCCAGAAGTGCGCCGCCTCCGGGATGTCGTCGAAGCCGATCACGCTCACCTCGCCCGGCACGTCGACACCGCCGTCGCGCAGCGCGTGCAGCAGCCCGAGCGCCATCTGGTCGTTGGAGGCGAACACCGCCGTGAAGTCGCGCACGCGCAGCAGCTCGCGCCCCGCGAAGTAGCCGAAGTCGGCGGACCAGTCCCCGAGGATCGGCGCCGTCGTCGGCGCATCCCAGGCGTTCAGCTCGTCGAGGAAGCCCTGCATGCGGGCGTCCGCCTCGATCCAGTCCTGCGGACCGGAGAGGTGGTAGATGCCGCGGTGGCCGAGCTCGAGCAGGTGCCGGGTGGCGAGCCGCGCCCCCGCGTACTGGTCGAAGAACAGGGCGTGACCGTCGTCGCTCGTCGACTGCAGCGTCACGTACGGGATGTCGAGCGGCAGCGTCGCGAGCGCCTCGAAGACGCGCACCTGCGGGGCGACCACCACGATGCCCTCGACCGCCTGCGCGCGCAGCTGGGCGAGCGCATCCGAGATGGAGCCCTCGACGCTCGGGTCGATGTTCGCCACGCTCACCCAGTAGCCGTTCGCGCGGGCCGCCGCCTCGACGCTCGTCATGATCGAGGCCGGCCCGTAGTCGGTGCTCATCGCCGAGAGGATGCCGATCGTGCGCGAGCGGCTCGAGGCGAGCGCGCGGGCGGCGCGGTTCGGCTGGTACTGCAGCTCCGCCATCACCTCGAGCACGCGCTGCCGCGTGGTGTCGCGGATGCTCGGGTGGTTGTTGAGCACGCGCGAGACGGTCTGGTGCGAGACGCCGGCCACGCGCGCGACATCGCGGATGCTGGGCGGTCGGCCGGACGCGGCCGGGTCGAGCGTCACGGGTGCCCTCTCACGCGGGTGACGGCAGCGGCGGGCGCTCGTGCCGTGCGGCCATGATGACACAGGAAGCGCACAGAATGTGACAGTCACATTCTGGTTCGGTCTAGGCTGGCCGCACCATGTCGGACCTCTGGCGCGAGCTCCCCCTCTTCGGACGCGCGCGCGTCGACGAGTCGGGTGTGACCCCCGGCTGGGATGCCGAGCTCGCGCAGCTGCGCGAGGCCGCCCGGGTGGCGCTCGAGGCGCATCCGGACGCCGCGGCCGCCGAGGCGTTCGAGGCGGCGCTCGCCCCCGGCCGGCCCGCACGGGGCGGACGACCGCGCCCCGCGAAGCTGCCCGAGCTCGACCGCGCCGTCTACGCATACCTCGACCTGTGCGCGCGGATCGGCCACGAACCGGAGCTCCCCGTGCGCGCGGGGGGCGCCGTCGCCCTCGGGCGCGCCGCATCCGCCCCGGTCGCCATCCGCGCCGTCATCGCCGGGCACGCGCTGCGCGCCACCGACGCCGGCTGGGAGTTCGGGCGCGGCCCCGTGCTCGAGGACACGGCCGCCGCGCTGCTCGAGTTCCTCGGCGGGCGCAGCCTCGTCGCCCCGCATCCGGCGCCCGCGAGCGGCTGAGACTCCCAGGCGGTTCCCAACCCCGCTGGTAGCCTGGGGTGTCGCCACCGCCCCCCGCGGGTGGCGCAGGACGCCTATGACACCCACCCTCCTGGCCGCGTTCCGCGAGAGGCTCGAAGCCCCCCGCGCGGGTCGGCGAACCCGCCGCACGCTCGCCGCGGGTGCCGTCGCCGCGAGCTTCGCGCTGCTCGCCTCGCTCGCGCTCGCCCCGCCCGCGCCGCCCACCGAGGCCGCCGTGCTGCGGGCCTACGCCGCCGCGAACGCACAGGAGGTCGACGTCTCGGCCGCCGACGCGGCCGCGCACCTCGAGGCGAGCGGCGCCGTCACGCGCGACGAGTACGACGCGACCGCGGGCATCGAGACCTACAAGTCGGGCGGCACCAACCACGACTGGGCGAAGCTCGTGCTGCTCTTCGCGGGCTTCCCGCAGACCGACGACAGCGTCACCGTGATGACCCGCTGGATGCGCCAGGAGAACGGCGTCGACGACTGGTGGAACCGCAACAACCCGCTCAACAACGGCTGGGGCGCGAGCGCCGGCGCGGGCGGCACGGGTCGCAACGTGAACCTCGTCGAGGCGGCCCGCAACGCGGCGGATGCGCTGCACAGCATCCGCGGCTACGCCGGCATCCGCGCGGCCTTCGCGGCGGGGGCGCCCGCCGCCGAGATCGAGGCGGCCATCTGGGCGTCGCCGTGGGCGAGCGGCCACTACGCGAACGGCGCCCATTGGCACTACAGCCCCGTCAAGGTCGTGCAGGCCCCCGCCTCCGCCTGGGGCTGAGCCGGGCCAGGTCGTTCCCCCACCGACGGCAGACGCCCCATCGAGGGGCGTCCGCCGTGGTCTCGATACACCGCCTTCGGCGGCACTCGACCAGCGGAGGGGGCCGCCACCCCTCTGCGGGTTGAGTAGCCCGCGCAGCGGGCGTATCGAAACCCATGCACATCCGCAGGCCGAAGCCCCGATGCTGAGCCGCTACGCCCCCAGTGCCGTCTCGACGGCGTCGACGTTCGCCGTCATCCAGGCCGTGTAGTCCATGCCATCGGGCAGCAGCTCGGTGAACGACACGACGGGGGTGCCCGCGTCCTCCGCGGCGGCGAGCACCCGCTCGGTCTGCGGGCCCACGGTCTGCTCGTTGTAGGCGAGGAAGGCGACCGAGCCGTCGGAGACGAGCGTCAGCATCGCCTGCACGACGAGCGCGGGGGCGTCGGTGCCCTCCTCGACGGCCTCGCTGAACTCGGCCGGGGTGCGGTTCTCGAGGCCCGCCGCCTCCAGCAGGTACAGCGGGACGGGCTCGGTGACGGCGACACCCGCGCCCGCGTGCCGGGCGGCGATGTCGCCGAGTCGCACCGTGAGCGCGTCGAGGCCGTCGCCGAACGCGATCGCGTTGTCGCGGAAGGCGTTCGCCGCGCCCGTGTCGAGCGCGCCGAGGGCCTCGGCGATCTCGTCGGCGACGGTCGCCATGGTGCCGAGGTGGTACCAGACGTGCTCGTTGAAGGCGCCGTGGTCGTGATCGTGGTCCTCGTCCGCGTGCTCGCCCTCGTGCTCATCCTCGTCGCCCTCGTCGCCGTGGTCGTGGATGTCGGCGTCCGGGTCGAGGCCCGAGAGCTGGGAGGCGTCGATGACGACGACCGCGTCGTTCGGGTGCGCCTCGAGCAACGCATCCATGAAGTCGTCGTAGCCGCCGCCGTTGACGATCACGATGTCGGCACGCGACACGGCGAGCGCGTCGCGCGCGTCGGCCTCGTACTCGTGGGGGTCCTGCGTGGAGCTGTGGATGATCGAGGTCACCTCCGCCGC encodes:
- a CDS encoding metal ABC transporter solute-binding protein, Zn/Mn family: MTSRRPLLPLALLATTALALTGCAASDDPASDGVIRIVASTNVYGDIAQTVAGDAAEVTSIIHSSTQDPHEYEADARDALAVSRADIVIVNGGGYDDFMDALLEAHPNDAVVVIDASQLSGLDPDADIHDHGDEGDEDEHEGEHADEDHDHDHGAFNEHVWYHLGTMATVADEIAEALGALDTGAANAFRDNAIAFGDGLDALTVRLGDIAARHAGAGVAVTEPVPLYLLEAAGLENRTPAEFSEAVEEGTDAPALVVQAMLTLVSDGSVAFLAYNEQTVGPQTERVLAAAEDAGTPVVSFTELLPDGMDYTAWMTANVDAVETALGA
- the chvE gene encoding multiple monosaccharide ABC transporter substrate-binding protein, whose product is MLALAACAPTGDNGGSGGGDGGLIGVAMPTKSSERWIQDGNAVKAELEAQGFTVDLQYAEDDIPTQVSQIENMITKGAEALIIASIDGTTLSEVLQTAADSDIPVIAYDRLIKDTENVDYYATFDNFLVGQQQAWTVLNGLGLTDLKGNALDGAPEGPFNIELFAGSLDDNNAFFFWNGAMDVLQPLIDDGTLVVKSGQTDIEQAATLRWDGETAQSRMEDLLTANYSDGSKVDAVLSPYDGISRGIISALTDAGYTVGDEWPIISGQDAEVDSVKAILAGEQFATIFKDTRELAKVAAGMAVAILNGDDVEVNDTTTYDNGVKVVPSYLLAPVPVVKDNVKEALVDTGYWTAEELGL
- a CDS encoding class II aldolase/adducin family protein — protein: MNRFEPRIEVAIARTRAEVARLHKTLQRGGLVSWTSGVVSGRVPGAELFVIKPGGLDHSELSPERMVLVDLDGHVVEGTPGSEQPPSRGVAVHARLYREDPAIGGVVHTHSPYATAFALRGEPVPCVAAIVADEFGGPIPVVAYAGPDEEIGGAIAATLAAQRSRAVLLERHGAYAVGAAARDAVRAAALLEDAARAVQLARAGLPEGGTIEPLAADIVDALHERRLRSDAERVAELATVGSYPTSRPGTARPSGETGSWTTPESISSTPDNDVRNTQ
- the mmsA gene encoding multiple monosaccharide ABC transporter ATP-binding protein, whose protein sequence is MTENILEMRGITKTFPGVKALSDVTIEVARGEVHAICGENGAGKSTLMKVLSGVYPHGSYDGDIVFENETVGFRDISDSEAKGIVIIHQELALSPYLSIAENIFLNNEQRGAAGLIDWNKTNFEAQKLLARVGLRDNPTTPIRQLGVGKQQLVEIAKALSKEVKLLILDEPTAALNDEDSDHLLDLILHLKGQGITSIIISHKLNEIKKIADSVTVIRDGKTIETMARRDVSEERIIKDMVGRDLEHRYPDHTPHIGEELLRVEDWTAHHPQDPSRVVVDGVSLNVRAGEIVGIAGLMGAGRTEFAMSLFGHSYGSRISGRVFLRGKEIKTRTVAEAIQNGIAYATEDRKTYGLNLLEDIKRNISMASLKKLEKWGLVHDNEEYKVATEFRKSMNIKAPNVLVKTGKLSGGNQQKVVLSKWIYSDPEVLILDEPTRGIDVGAKYEIYTIINRLAAQGKGVIVISSELPELLGISDRVYALSEGRITGELPIEEATPEAVLTLMTMERPR
- a CDS encoding LacI family DNA-binding transcriptional regulator, whose translation is MTLDPAASGRPPSIRDVARVAGVSHQTVSRVLNNHPSIRDTTRQRVLEVMAELQYQPNRAARALASSRSRTIGILSAMSTDYGPASIMTSVEAAARANGYWVSVANIDPSVEGSISDALAQLRAQAVEGIVVVAPQVRVFEALATLPLDIPYVTLQSTSDDGHALFFDQYAGARLATRHLLELGHRGIYHLSGPQDWIEADARMQGFLDELNAWDAPTTAPILGDWSADFGYFAGRELLRVRDFTAVFASNDQMALGLLHALRDGGVDVPGEVSVIGFDDIPEAAHFWPPLTTVRQDFPELGRRAVAFLLGELDAEGAHTIAPQLMVRNSTAPVAR